From the genome of Burkholderia pyrrocinia:
TCGGCCCGGACGGCAAGCCGCGCAACGAACTGCAGGCTTACGACAAGCGGGCCAACCTGGAAACCGAGCATCGACGACTCGGCTGCCGATAACGAACGCAACGCCGCCCGGCCAAGTCACGCCGGGCATCGCCATTTATGCGTTCGCACCGCCATCGATCGTCAATCCTGTCCCGTTGATCGACCGCCCTTCCGGCCCGACGACGAACGCAACGAGCGCCGCCACGTCATCGGCCTTGCCGTACTGCGGAATCGCCATCCGCGAACGCTGCGCACCGGCATGTTCGCCGTCGGCCGGATTCATGTCGGTATCCGTCGAGCCCGGATGCACGATATTGACCGTGATGCCGCGCGGCCCGAGATCGCGCGCGAGCCCCTGCGTCCATCCGATCAGCGCGGCCTTGCTCGCCGCATAGAGGCTCATCCCCGCATCGGGCACGCGCGTCGCGAGGCAACTGCCGGTCGACACGATGCGCCCGCCCTCCCCGAGATGCCGCGCCGCCGCCTGCGACGCGACGATCACCGCGCGCACGTTCACGTTCAGCGTCGCGTCGATATCGTCGAGCGTCAGGTCGTCCAGCGTGCCGGCCCGGAAGATCCCCGCGTTGTTCACGAGGATGTCGAGACCGCCGAACGCCTCCGCAGCACGATCGACCGCGTTGCGCACGGCAACCGGATCGGCACTGTCGGCCTGGATCGCGACCGCGCGACGGCCCAGCGCCTCGATGCCGGCGACGACGGCCTGCGCCCGCTCGGCCGATTTCTCGTAGGTAATCGCGACGTCCGCACCATCGGCCGCCAGCCGTTTCGCGATGGCCGCGCCGATGCCGCGGCTGCCGCCCGTGATCAGTGCGCGCTTGCCCTGAAGTCGATCCATGTTCGTTCCTTTCCTTATTTATGTAACGGTCGACACAGAATGTGGCAAGTTGCGCGACGCTGTCAATTGAATTATTTTATCGATCGATACAGATATCGACGAAGGAAGGGAAGCAATGGCTGAACGTGGCCGACCGAGAAGCTTCGACAAGGAAGCGGCGCTGGATCGCGCGATGGAGGTGTTCTGGCGCCTCGGCTACGAGAGTGCGTCGATGGCGGACCTGACGGCCGCGATGGGCATTGCGTCACCGAGCCTGTATGCGGCGTTCGGCAGCAAGGAAGCGTTGTTCCGGCAGGCGCTCGAGCACTACCGCGCAACGGAGGGACGGGAAATCTGGGATGGCGTCGAACAGGCCGGCAGCGCGTACGACGCGATGCGGAACTACCTGATGGATACCGCGCGCGTGTTCACGCGGCGGTCGAAGCCGGCCGGCTGCCTGATCGTGCTGTCGGCACTGCACCCGGCCGAGCGTTCCGACACCGTCCGGCAAACGCTGATCGCGATGCGCGAACGCACGGTCGAAGCGCTGCGCGAGCGCCTCACGCAGGGTGTCGCGACCGGCGAGATCGCGGCGCACGCGAACCTCGACGCGATCGCGCGGTACTACGTGACGGTTCAACAGGGGATGTCGATCCAGGCGCGCGACGGCGCGAGCCGTCGCGATCTGGAGGCGGTCGCGCAAGCCGCGCTGGCCGCGTGGCCGGCGCTCGTCGGCGCGAGTGGCGCCTAGCGGCAGGACGCCGCGGCCGCGCGCGGCCGCGCCGGCACGTTACTGCTTCGCCGCGTGCTGCACGTCCTTCGACGCATGCCACACGCGATAGCGCACCTCGAAGCCGTCCGGTACATAGACGACGAGCGGCAGGCGGCTGTTGTAGCGCAGCAGCTGACCGTCGCCGCGCACCTGCACGAACCGCTGCTGCGGCGCCTGGCCCGGGCACGCCATCAGCGTCGACGCCGGCCCCTTCACGTCGGCGAGCCGGTAGTACGTATAACCCCAGCCCTTCACGTCCTCGGCGGTCAGCTCGCCACCGAACCACTGCTGGTTGCAGTCGGTCTGCAGCGTCTTGCCGATCATCAGCTCAACGCGCGCATCGCCCTCGTTCTCGAGCGCGGGCAGCGCGATCACGGCGCGCTGCTGGCCGGCCGCTGCCTGCGGAAACATCTTGATCGACTCGGCCGGCACGGCGGGCGCCGATGCGGGGCCCGCCACGCACGCGGCGGCAGTCGTGACGCAGAAAGCGGCCAGGGCGGCCCGGATCGCGAATTTCATCGATGTGCTCCTGAAAAACAAATGGGCCTTGGATGCTAACACTTTCGCCGCGAGACCTTACGGCGCTGTAATTTGACGACACAATTCCGAACAGCCGGCAATCCCTGCGCGCGGTACTTATACGGGAACCAACGGAGAACATCATGCTGAAGCTCATTGCTGCCGCCGGCGTCGCGACCCTGCTGGCCGGCTGCGTCGTCGCTCCCGACGCCGGATACGGCTACGGACAGCCCTACTATTCCGATCCCGGCTACGCGTACGGCCCTTCCCCCGTGTACGGCACGGTCAACATCTGGGGTGGCGGCGGCGGGCGCGACTGGGATCGCGGCCGCGACTGGGATCGCGGCCGGCGCGACTACCACCGCTGGGACGGCGATCGCGGCAACCGCGGCAACGGCTGGGGACGCGGCGGCGGACACCGCGGCGACTGGAACGATGGCGACGGCGGCGGCGGCCATCGCCACTGACGCACATTTGCAACCGTTTGTATCCGCGCACGACCCGCCGATGGCCGGCGCGTCACGTGGACGAACAGGCGGCCGCGGAAAAAACAAAGGCCCTCGCATGAAGCGAGGGCCTTTTGTCGTCCGGTCCAGCGAAGCGAATTTCGGCGGGCGCCGGCCAGCCGGCACCGAACCCGGTCATGCGTCGCGCACCTGCCTGCTTACCAGCCGGCCGGTTGCGCGTAGCCGCGCGACACCGGCGCACCGCACACATACGCGCGCTGGTAGCGGTCGTAGCAATAGTTCGGGCCGTCGTCCTGGTACTGCGCCTGCTGGTAGGTCGGATAGGCAGGCTGCTGGTACGCGGGCGCCTGGTAGTACGTCGGCGGCTGATAGGCCGGTGCCTGGTACGCGGGCGCCTGATACACGACGGGCGGATTCATCGCGGACGTCACGATTGCGCCCAGCACCGCGCCGCCGATCAAGGCGCCGATGATGGCGCCGCCGTCGCGGCCATGCGCGGACGCCGGGCCCGCCACGACGAGCGAACCGGCGAGGACACACACTGCGGCAATCTTTTTCATGATGGACTCCCACGCGAAGTGGTACTGGATGCGATGCATTGTGGCGGCACGCAGCCGTAATAGATGCAGCAAGTGGTAACGCGCCATTACGCGTATCGCGCACGCCGAAACCCAGCGCCGCCGTGCTACGATTTTCGGCACACAGGAGACGCCTTCATGCAGCCCGAAACCGCCCGCCGTTTCGATACCGAATTCGCGCCGCGCATCGCGCAGGCAATCGCCGCCTTCTTCGCCGATCATGTGCTGACCGACGTCGTCCCGTACGGCGGGCACGGGCACCCGACGCGCGTGCAGATCCGCAGCGCGCCGCACGAGCATGTGAGCGGCTTCGTGCATCCGCTGAATCTCGAGCTGACCTGGGACACCGACGAAATCGAGCGGCTGATGGAACCGGACGGCCCGCAGCGCTTCGAGCACTACCTGGCCGCGCTGCCGAAAAAGCTGGGCGCGTGGCAGGGCGCGCGCGACATCGATCTCGCGTCGCGCACGCAGGCCGACCCGCTCGTGCGGCTCGGCGGCCTCGACTTCGAAGGCTGAGTGCCCGCGCCGGCGTCGCGCAATGCGGCCCGGTGATACACTCGACCGGCCCCGGTCCGGTGCAGCCGCGCCGGCCGGGCCGTTCATCGCCGCCTCCACCCTTTTCGCATGGTTGCGCACGCAACCGGCAACCGGGCGCGCGGACAACCACGCTTTCGCTCCCGTCATGAACGCCGATACCGGCCTGCCGCTTCCGCAACGCTACTGGGCGATCGTCTGCGTCGCATTGGGCATCACGCTCGCCGTGCTCGACGGCGCCATCGCGAACGTCGCACTGCCGACCATCGCGCGCGACCTGCACGCATCCGACGCCGCGTCGATCTGGATCGTCAACGCGTACCAACTCGCGGTCACGATCACGCTGCTGCCGCTCGCGTCGCTCGGCGAGCGCATCGGCTATCGCCGCATCTACATCGCCGGGCTCGCCCTCTTCACCGCGGCGTCGCTCGGCTGCGCGCTCGCCGGCTCGCTGCCGATGCTGGCCGTGATGCGCGTGATCCAGGGCTTCGGCGCGGCCGGCATCATGAGCGTCAACGCGGCGCTCGTGCGGATGATCTATCCGTCGTCGTTGCTCGGGCGCGGGCTGTCGATCAATGCGATGGTGGTCGCGCTGTCGTCGGCGATCGGGCCGACGGTCGCGTCCGCGATCCTGTCGTTCGCGTCGTGGCCGTGGCTGTTCGCGGTCAACGTGCCGATCGGCATCGCCGCGGTACTCGGCAGCGTGCGCGCGCTGCCGGCCAACCCGCTGCACGACGCGCCGTACGATTTCCCGAGCGCGCTGATGAACGCGTGCGTATTCGGGCTGCTGATCACGGCCGTCGACGGGCTCGGGCACGGCGAACGCCATGCATACGTCGCGGCCGAGCTGGCCGTCGCGCTCGTCGTCGGCTACTTCTTCGTGAAACGTCAGTTGTCGCAGCCGGCGCCGCTCCTGCCCGTCGACCTGATGCGCATCCCGATGTTCGCGCTGTCGGTCTATACGTCGACGGCGTCGTTCACGTCGCAGATGCTCGCGTTCGTCGCGCTGCCGTTCTGGCTGCAGAATTCGCTCGGCTTCTCGCAGGTCGAGACCGGCCTGTACATGACGCCGTGGCCGCTCGTGATCGTGTTCGCCGCGCCGCTCGCGGGCGTGCTGTCGGACCGCTATTCGGCCGGCATCCTCGGCGGGATCGGGCTCGCGCTGTTCGCGGCCGGGCTGCTGTCGCTCGCGACGATCGGCGCGCACCCGGGCACCGTCGACATCGTGTGGCGGATGGCACTGTGCGGCGCGGGCTTCGGGCTGTTCCAGTCGCCGAACAACCGCGCGATGCTGTCGTCGGCGCCGCGCGAGCGCAGCGGCGGCGCCGGCGGCATGCTGAGCACCGCGCGGCTGACGGGCCAGACGCTCGGCGCCGCGCTCGTTGCGCTGATTTTCGGGCTCGCGCCCGATCGCGGGCCGACGATCGCGCTGTATGTCGCCACGGCCTTCGCGGCGGTGGCCGCGGTCGTGAGCATGCTGCGCATCGCGTCGCCGCGGCCGGACGCGGCGGCCTGACACCGAGGCGCGCCGCACACGCACACGCGCGTCACGCGGCGTCGAGCGCGTCCATCACGAAGCGCACGCGCGCCTTCACGCTCACGCGCGGCAACTCGATCAGCCGGTACCCGTACGACGTATAGCAATCGACCATCGCATCGTAGGTGCGTACGGCTTCAGCGAAATCCTGCCGGCGCTCGGTGTCCTGCGCGTAGATGTCAGGCCACGGCGGCGCGACGAACACGCGCCGGTGATAGCGGAAACGGCGCGCCGCGGCTTCCGCGTGCGCGGGCACGGCCAGCCCCGTCAGCCGCAGGTAGCCGACCACGTCCGGCACGCCGCGGTCGAAGAACACGGGCCCGCGCGCGTGCCGCGCGAGACGGTACGAGCGCATCTCCCAGCTCAGCATCAGTTCGGCGAACGCAGCCGGGTCGCGCCACGGCAGCGCGTGGCCGTCGACGGCCACCTGGTCGCGGATCACGCCTCGACCGGCCTCCTGCGAGCGCGCGAAACCGGCGCGCTCGAGCGCGTCGAGCAATGTGCTTTTGCCCGAGCCCGGGCCGCCCGTCACGACGAAGAAACGGCGAGTGGCGTCGTCGGTCGCGTCGTCGTCCCCGGCTCCGTGCGCTAACTCACGCATGCGCAACCCGCCGGCCCGCGCGCTGCGTGACCGACGCGGCCGCCGCGACACTGCGCAAGTCGGCGACGAACGTATCGCGCCAGACCGACAGGTCGTTCTCGCGCAGCCGCGCGAGGTTCTCCTCGTGACGCGCCTGCCGCTCCGCGAGCGGCATCGACAGCGCGCGCTCGAGCGCCTCGGCCATCTGCGACAGGTCGTACGGATTCACGAGGAGCGCACCGGTCAGCTCGGCCGCCGCTCCCGCGAACTCCGACAGCACGAGCACGCCCGGATCGGCCGGGTCCTGCGACGCGACGTATTCCTTCGCGACGAGATTCATCCCGTCGCGCAGCGGCGTCACGTAGCCGACCTGCGACATCCGGAAGAACGCCATCAGCAGGTTGCGCTCGTACTTGCGGTTCAGGTACTGGATCGGCGTCCAGTCGAGTTGCGAAAAGCGGCCGTTGATGCGGCCGGCCTCGCCTTCGAGCGTTTCGCGAATGTCCTGGTAGGTCTGCACGTCGGAACGCGTCGGCGGCGCGATCTGCACGAGCGACACGCGCCCCTGCCAGCCCGGTGCATTCGTGAGCATCCGCTCGAACGACTGGAAGCGCTCGACGAGCCCCTTCGAGTAATCGAGTCGGTCGACGCTCATCACCAGCTTGCGGCCGTCGAGCGCCTCGCGCAGCATCTTGACCGGCTTGCGCGTGCCGTACTGGACGGCCGCCTGCGCAATCGCGTCCGGATGCACGCCGATCGGATAGGCGGCGACCTTCACGACGCGGCCGTGCGCGTGCAGCATCCCGTCGTCGCTCGCCGCGCCGATTCCGCGCCGCTCGATGTAGTCGGTGAACGCCTGCTTGTCGGCATCGGTCTGGAAGCCCGCGACGTCGTACGCGCACATGAACTTCACGAGTTCCTCGTGCGGCGGCACGAGGCGCAGCATGTCGGGCGACGGAAACGGGATGTGCAGGAAGAAGCCGATCGGGTTCTTCACGCCGAGCTCGCGCAGGAAATGTGCGAACGGCAGCAGATGGTAGTCGTGTACCCAGATCAGGTCGTCGGGCCGCAGCAGCGCCGCGAGCTGCTTCGCGAGCATCGCGTTCACGCGCAGATAGCCCGCGTACTCCTGCCGGTCGAAGCGCGCGAGATCGCCGCGGTAGTGGAATACCGGCCACAGCGTCGCGTTCGAGAAGCCGCGGTAGTACTGGTCGTAGTCGCGCCGGGTCAGCCCGACCGTCGCATACGTGACGTTGCCGTCCCGCTGGATCGCGGGCTCGGTGTCCGGTGCACCGACGATCTCGCCGTTCCAGCCGAACCAGACGCCACCGGTTTCCTTCAGCGCGTCCATCACGCCGACGGCGAGACCGCCCGCGCTCGGGCGAGTGTCCTCGCCGACGGCGACACGGTTCGATACCACGATCAATCTGCTCATGCGGCTTCCCCCCTCGATTCGATTGGCTGGCGCGCGGCGCGCGCCAAGCCGGACGCGGCGGCCCGAAGGCGGCCCGCGTGGCGATTCAGTTCCGAGAAATGCAACGAAGTGCGGCAGCGGAATGCGACGACGACGGAATCAAGCGTCCTGCTCCTGGCCGAGGTCGCGTTGATAGTCGAGCCCTTCCGGGCGGGCGCCGCCCTGGTTGTGATCGCCGTCGGACGGCGTCTCGCCGGGCGCACCGGCAGGCGGTGCGGATGGCGCGTCGGTCTGCGGACGCGGTTGGTCCGCCCCCGCGTCGGGTGGCCGATGCGAAAACCGTTTCGGACGACGCATGGCTGGGTGTCTCATAGGAGGCGCGGCTCGAAGCCGCCGTAGAAACATTCCATAACAGAACAGTCTAGGTCGGTTCCTCGCACGCCAAGGTAACAATTACCTTCAATTTGTAACGTTTCGACCCTGCGTCAGCCATCTGTCCGAGAATAGCGCCGCGCGCACGCGCGCCATGCCGTCCGGCGATTTGTCAAAGCTTTGCATTTTTCCTATGACAATTGCGAAACAATGACGCGGCATGGGGCGCGCAAGCGTCGCCGCTCACCCAGACAGGACTTGCATTCAGGGATGAACATTCGTTTCGAATCGTCGCGCCGGGCCATGCCGGCGCGCGTCGTGCTGGCCGCACTCGCCACGGCCGCACTGCTGTCCGGCTGCAACTCGCTGTACAGCGAAGGCGCGACAGCCGGCGCCGGTATCGCGGGCGCCGCGATCGCTTCCAAGGTCACCAACAACGCCGCCGTCGCGACAGGCATCGGCCTCGGCGCCGTCGCCGGCGCGCGTGCGGGCGTCCAGTACTCGCAGCGCGTCGCGCACCGCTACACGCAGGAACAGATCGCGAAGGCGGCCGGCCCGCTCGACGTGGGCGGCGTCGCGCCGTGGTCGACGCACCACTCGTTCCCGATCGAGGACGACGAGCAGGGCCGCGTGACGGTCAGCCGGATGATCAGCGTCGGTCCGCTCGACTGCAAGGAAATCGTGTTCGCGGTCGACACGCCCGCGAAACCCGACAAGGCCGCGCAATCGGCGTTCTACGTCGCCACCATCTGCCGTGACGGCCCGGTGTGGAAATGGGCGTCGGCCGAACCGGCGACCGAACGCTGGGGCGCGCTGCAATGAGCGTCGCGATCCGTATCGCGGCGATCGGCGCGCTTTGCGCGGCAGCGGCCACGCTGTCGGGCTGCGGGTCGGTCGGTGCGGCGAGCGGCGCGCTCGCCGGCGCGGCGACGGGCCTCGTCACGGCGAA
Proteins encoded in this window:
- a CDS encoding SDR family NAD(P)-dependent oxidoreductase — encoded protein: MDRLQGKRALITGGSRGIGAAIAKRLAADGADVAITYEKSAERAQAVVAGIEALGRRAVAIQADSADPVAVRNAVDRAAEAFGGLDILVNNAGIFRAGTLDDLTLDDIDATLNVNVRAVIVASQAAARHLGEGGRIVSTGSCLATRVPDAGMSLYAASKAALIGWTQGLARDLGPRGITVNIVHPGSTDTDMNPADGEHAGAQRSRMAIPQYGKADDVAALVAFVVGPEGRSINGTGLTIDGGANA
- a CDS encoding TetR/AcrR family transcriptional regulator encodes the protein MAERGRPRSFDKEAALDRAMEVFWRLGYESASMADLTAAMGIASPSLYAAFGSKEALFRQALEHYRATEGREIWDGVEQAGSAYDAMRNYLMDTARVFTRRSKPAGCLIVLSALHPAERSDTVRQTLIAMRERTVEALRERLTQGVATGEIAAHANLDAIARYYVTVQQGMSIQARDGASRRDLEAVAQAALAAWPALVGASGA
- the eco gene encoding serine protease inhibitor ecotin, producing the protein MKFAIRAALAAFCVTTAAACVAGPASAPAVPAESIKMFPQAAAGQQRAVIALPALENEGDARVELMIGKTLQTDCNQQWFGGELTAEDVKGWGYTYYRLADVKGPASTLMACPGQAPQQRFVQVRGDGQLLRYNSRLPLVVYVPDGFEVRYRVWHASKDVQHAAKQ
- a CDS encoding DUF5594 family protein, with product MQPETARRFDTEFAPRIAQAIAAFFADHVLTDVVPYGGHGHPTRVQIRSAPHEHVSGFVHPLNLELTWDTDEIERLMEPDGPQRFEHYLAALPKKLGAWQGARDIDLASRTQADPLVRLGGLDFEG
- a CDS encoding MFS transporter produces the protein MNADTGLPLPQRYWAIVCVALGITLAVLDGAIANVALPTIARDLHASDAASIWIVNAYQLAVTITLLPLASLGERIGYRRIYIAGLALFTAASLGCALAGSLPMLAVMRVIQGFGAAGIMSVNAALVRMIYPSSLLGRGLSINAMVVALSSAIGPTVASAILSFASWPWLFAVNVPIGIAAVLGSVRALPANPLHDAPYDFPSALMNACVFGLLITAVDGLGHGERHAYVAAELAVALVVGYFFVKRQLSQPAPLLPVDLMRIPMFALSVYTSTASFTSQMLAFVALPFWLQNSLGFSQVETGLYMTPWPLVIVFAAPLAGVLSDRYSAGILGGIGLALFAAGLLSLATIGAHPGTVDIVWRMALCGAGFGLFQSPNNRAMLSSAPRERSGGAGGMLSTARLTGQTLGAALVALIFGLAPDRGPTIALYVATAFAAVAAVVSMLRIASPRPDAAA
- a CDS encoding AAA family ATPase, translated to MRELAHGAGDDDATDDATRRFFVVTGGPGSGKSTLLDALERAGFARSQEAGRGVIRDQVAVDGHALPWRDPAAFAELMLSWEMRSYRLARHARGPVFFDRGVPDVVGYLRLTGLAVPAHAEAAARRFRYHRRVFVAPPWPDIYAQDTERRQDFAEAVRTYDAMVDCYTSYGYRLIELPRVSVKARVRFVMDALDAA
- the otsA gene encoding alpha,alpha-trehalose-phosphate synthase (UDP-forming) — translated: MSRLIVVSNRVAVGEDTRPSAGGLAVGVMDALKETGGVWFGWNGEIVGAPDTEPAIQRDGNVTYATVGLTRRDYDQYYRGFSNATLWPVFHYRGDLARFDRQEYAGYLRVNAMLAKQLAALLRPDDLIWVHDYHLLPFAHFLRELGVKNPIGFFLHIPFPSPDMLRLVPPHEELVKFMCAYDVAGFQTDADKQAFTDYIERRGIGAASDDGMLHAHGRVVKVAAYPIGVHPDAIAQAAVQYGTRKPVKMLREALDGRKLVMSVDRLDYSKGLVERFQSFERMLTNAPGWQGRVSLVQIAPPTRSDVQTYQDIRETLEGEAGRINGRFSQLDWTPIQYLNRKYERNLLMAFFRMSQVGYVTPLRDGMNLVAKEYVASQDPADPGVLVLSEFAGAAAELTGALLVNPYDLSQMAEALERALSMPLAERQARHEENLARLRENDLSVWRDTFVADLRSVAAAASVTQRAGRRVAHA